In a single window of the Rhinolophus ferrumequinum isolate MPI-CBG mRhiFer1 chromosome 21, mRhiFer1_v1.p, whole genome shotgun sequence genome:
- the ATXN7L3 gene encoding ataxin-7-like protein 3 isoform X8, with amino-acid sequence MKMEEMSLSGLDNSKLEAIAQEIYADLVEDSCLGFCFEVHRAVKCGYFFLDDTDPDSMKDFEIVDQPGLDIFGQVFNQWKSKECVCPNCSRSIAASRFAPHLEKCLGMGRNSSRIANRRIANSNSMNKSESDQEDNDDINDNDWSYGSEKKDWELKVTLPFILLSYTAKKRKSDKLWYLPFQNPNSPRRSKSLKHKNGFSVCTSASNTLPLLFSSSGELSNSDPFKYNNSTGISYETLGPEELRSLLTTQCGVISEHTKKMCTRSLRCPQHTDEQRRAVRIYFLGPSAVLPEVESSLDNDSFDMTDSQALISRLQWDGSSDLSPSDSGSSKTSENQGWGLGTNSSESRKTKKKKSHLSLVGTASGLGSNKKKKPKPPAPPTPSIYDDIN; translated from the exons atgaaaatggaggAAATGTCTTTGTCTGGCCTGGATAACAGCAAACTAGAG GCCATCGCTCAGGAGATATACGCGGACCTGGTCGAGGattcttgtttgggattctgctTTGAGGTACACCGGGCTGTCAAGTGTGGCTACTTCTTCCTGGATGACACGGACCCTGATAGCATGAAGGATTTTG AGATCGTGGACCAGCCGGGGTTGGACATCTTTGGACAGGTTTTCAACCAGTGGAAGAGCAAGGAGTGTGTTTGCCCCAATTGCAGCCGCAGCATTGCCGCCTCCCGCTTTGCTCCCCATCTGGAGAAGTGCCTGGGAATGGGTCGGAACAGCAGCCGAATCGCCAACCGCCG GATTGCCAATAGCAACAGTATGAACAAGTCTGAGAGTGACCAAGAGGATAATGATGACATCAATGACAACGACTGGTCCTATGGCTCAGAGAAGAAAG ATTGGGAACTTAAAGTGACCCTGCCCTTTATCCTTTTGTCCTACACAGCCAAGAAGAGAAAATCAGACAAG CTATGGTATCTCCCATTCCAGAACCCCAATTCCCCTCGAAGATCCAagtctttaaaacacaaaaatg GGTTCTCTGTCTGTACCTCTGCATCAAACacccttccccttcttttttcttcttcaggggAACTTAGCAATTCGGATCCTTTTAAG TATAACAACTCAACTGGGATCAGCTATGAGACCCTGGGACCGGAGGAGCTGCGTAGCCTGCTCACCACG CAATGTGGGGTGATTTCTGAACACACCAAGAAGATGTGCACAAG GTCCCTGCGCTGCCCCCAGCACACGGATGAGCAGCGGCGAGCAGTGCGGATTTACTTCCTCGGACCCTCCGC CGTCCTTCCAGAGGTCGAGAGTTCCTTGGATAATGACAGCTTTGACATGACTGACAGCCAGGCCCTGATTAGCCGACTTCAGTGGGATGGCTCCTCTGATCTCTCACCCTCTGATTCAGGCTCCTCCAAGACGAGTGAGAATCAGGGATGGGGTCTAG gtacCAACAGCTCTGAGTCACGGAAAAcgaagaaaaagaaatcccatcTGAGCCTGGTAGGGACTGCCTCCGGCCTAGGCTCCAACAAGAAGAAGAAGCCAAAGCCACCGGCACCCCCGACGCCCAGCATCTATGATGACATCAACTGA
- the ATXN7L3 gene encoding ataxin-7-like protein 3 isoform X5, giving the protein MKMEEMSLSGLDNSKLEAIAQEIYADLVEDSCLGFCFEVHRAVKCGYFFLDDTDPDSMKDFEIVDQPGLDIFGQVFNQWKSKECVCPNCSRSIAASRFAPHLEKCLGMGRNSSRIANRRIANSNSMNKSESDQEDNDDINDNDWSYGSEKKDWELKVTLPFILLSYTAKKRKSDKNPNSPRRSKSLKHKNGELSNSDPFKYNNSTGISYETLGPEELRSLLTTQCGVISEHTKKMCTRSLRCPQHTDEQRRAVRIYFLGPSAVLPEVESSLDNDSFDMTDSQALISRLQWDGSSDLSPSDSGSSKTSENQGWGLGTNSSESRKTKKKKSHLSLVGTASGLGSNKKKKPKPPAPPTPSIYDDIN; this is encoded by the exons atgaaaatggaggAAATGTCTTTGTCTGGCCTGGATAACAGCAAACTAGAG GCCATCGCTCAGGAGATATACGCGGACCTGGTCGAGGattcttgtttgggattctgctTTGAGGTACACCGGGCTGTCAAGTGTGGCTACTTCTTCCTGGATGACACGGACCCTGATAGCATGAAGGATTTTG AGATCGTGGACCAGCCGGGGTTGGACATCTTTGGACAGGTTTTCAACCAGTGGAAGAGCAAGGAGTGTGTTTGCCCCAATTGCAGCCGCAGCATTGCCGCCTCCCGCTTTGCTCCCCATCTGGAGAAGTGCCTGGGAATGGGTCGGAACAGCAGCCGAATCGCCAACCGCCG GATTGCCAATAGCAACAGTATGAACAAGTCTGAGAGTGACCAAGAGGATAATGATGACATCAATGACAACGACTGGTCCTATGGCTCAGAGAAGAAAG ATTGGGAACTTAAAGTGACCCTGCCCTTTATCCTTTTGTCCTACACAGCCAAGAAGAGAAAATCAGACAAG AACCCCAATTCCCCTCGAAGATCCAagtctttaaaacacaaaaatg gggAACTTAGCAATTCGGATCCTTTTAAG TATAACAACTCAACTGGGATCAGCTATGAGACCCTGGGACCGGAGGAGCTGCGTAGCCTGCTCACCACG CAATGTGGGGTGATTTCTGAACACACCAAGAAGATGTGCACAAG GTCCCTGCGCTGCCCCCAGCACACGGATGAGCAGCGGCGAGCAGTGCGGATTTACTTCCTCGGACCCTCCGC CGTCCTTCCAGAGGTCGAGAGTTCCTTGGATAATGACAGCTTTGACATGACTGACAGCCAGGCCCTGATTAGCCGACTTCAGTGGGATGGCTCCTCTGATCTCTCACCCTCTGATTCAGGCTCCTCCAAGACGAGTGAGAATCAGGGATGGGGTCTAG gtacCAACAGCTCTGAGTCACGGAAAAcgaagaaaaagaaatcccatcTGAGCCTGGTAGGGACTGCCTCCGGCCTAGGCTCCAACAAGAAGAAGAAGCCAAAGCCACCGGCACCCCCGACGCCCAGCATCTATGATGACATCAACTGA
- the ATXN7L3 gene encoding ataxin-7-like protein 3 isoform X1 has translation MKMEEMSLSGLDNSKLEAIAQEIYADLVEDSCLGFCFEVHRAVKCGYFFLDDTDPDSMKDFEIVDQPGLDIFGQVFNQWKSKECVCPNCSRSIAASRFAPHLEKCLGMGRNSSRIANRRIANSNSMNKSESDQEDNDDINDNDWSYGSEKKDWELKVTLPFILLSYTAKKRKSDKNPNSPRRSKSLKHKNGFSVCTSASNTLPLLFSSSGELSNSDPFKYNNSTGISYETLGPEELRSLLTTQCGVISEHTKKMCTRSLRCPQHTDEQRRAVRIYFLGPSAVLPEVESSLDNDSFDMTDSQALISRLQWDGSSDLSPSDSGSSKTSENQGWGLGTNSSESRKTKKKKSHLSLVGTASGLGSNKKKKPKPPAPPTPSIYDDIN, from the exons atgaaaatggaggAAATGTCTTTGTCTGGCCTGGATAACAGCAAACTAGAG GCCATCGCTCAGGAGATATACGCGGACCTGGTCGAGGattcttgtttgggattctgctTTGAGGTACACCGGGCTGTCAAGTGTGGCTACTTCTTCCTGGATGACACGGACCCTGATAGCATGAAGGATTTTG AGATCGTGGACCAGCCGGGGTTGGACATCTTTGGACAGGTTTTCAACCAGTGGAAGAGCAAGGAGTGTGTTTGCCCCAATTGCAGCCGCAGCATTGCCGCCTCCCGCTTTGCTCCCCATCTGGAGAAGTGCCTGGGAATGGGTCGGAACAGCAGCCGAATCGCCAACCGCCG GATTGCCAATAGCAACAGTATGAACAAGTCTGAGAGTGACCAAGAGGATAATGATGACATCAATGACAACGACTGGTCCTATGGCTCAGAGAAGAAAG ATTGGGAACTTAAAGTGACCCTGCCCTTTATCCTTTTGTCCTACACAGCCAAGAAGAGAAAATCAGACAAG AACCCCAATTCCCCTCGAAGATCCAagtctttaaaacacaaaaatg GGTTCTCTGTCTGTACCTCTGCATCAAACacccttccccttcttttttcttcttcaggggAACTTAGCAATTCGGATCCTTTTAAG TATAACAACTCAACTGGGATCAGCTATGAGACCCTGGGACCGGAGGAGCTGCGTAGCCTGCTCACCACG CAATGTGGGGTGATTTCTGAACACACCAAGAAGATGTGCACAAG GTCCCTGCGCTGCCCCCAGCACACGGATGAGCAGCGGCGAGCAGTGCGGATTTACTTCCTCGGACCCTCCGC CGTCCTTCCAGAGGTCGAGAGTTCCTTGGATAATGACAGCTTTGACATGACTGACAGCCAGGCCCTGATTAGCCGACTTCAGTGGGATGGCTCCTCTGATCTCTCACCCTCTGATTCAGGCTCCTCCAAGACGAGTGAGAATCAGGGATGGGGTCTAG gtacCAACAGCTCTGAGTCACGGAAAAcgaagaaaaagaaatcccatcTGAGCCTGGTAGGGACTGCCTCCGGCCTAGGCTCCAACAAGAAGAAGAAGCCAAAGCCACCGGCACCCCCGACGCCCAGCATCTATGATGACATCAACTGA
- the ATXN7L3 gene encoding ataxin-7-like protein 3 isoform X3, with the protein MKMEEMSLSGLDNSKLEAIAQEIYADLVEDSCLGFCFEVHRAVKCGYFFLDDTDPDSMKDFEIVDQPGLDIFGQVFNQWKSKECVCPNCSRSIAASRFAPHLEKCLGMGRNSSRIANRRIANSNSMNKSESDQEDNDDINDNDWSYGSEKKDWELKVTLPFILLSYTAKKRKSDKLWYLPFQNPNSPRRSKSLKHKNGELSNSDPFKYNNSTGISYETLGPEELRSLLTTQCGVISEHTKKMCTRSLRCPQHTDEQRRAVRIYFLGPSAVLPEVESSLDNDSFDMTDSQALISRLQWDGSSDLSPSDSGSSKTSENQGWGLGTNSSESRKTKKKKSHLSLVGTASGLGSNKKKKPKPPAPPTPSIYDDIN; encoded by the exons atgaaaatggaggAAATGTCTTTGTCTGGCCTGGATAACAGCAAACTAGAG GCCATCGCTCAGGAGATATACGCGGACCTGGTCGAGGattcttgtttgggattctgctTTGAGGTACACCGGGCTGTCAAGTGTGGCTACTTCTTCCTGGATGACACGGACCCTGATAGCATGAAGGATTTTG AGATCGTGGACCAGCCGGGGTTGGACATCTTTGGACAGGTTTTCAACCAGTGGAAGAGCAAGGAGTGTGTTTGCCCCAATTGCAGCCGCAGCATTGCCGCCTCCCGCTTTGCTCCCCATCTGGAGAAGTGCCTGGGAATGGGTCGGAACAGCAGCCGAATCGCCAACCGCCG GATTGCCAATAGCAACAGTATGAACAAGTCTGAGAGTGACCAAGAGGATAATGATGACATCAATGACAACGACTGGTCCTATGGCTCAGAGAAGAAAG ATTGGGAACTTAAAGTGACCCTGCCCTTTATCCTTTTGTCCTACACAGCCAAGAAGAGAAAATCAGACAAG CTATGGTATCTCCCATTCCAGAACCCCAATTCCCCTCGAAGATCCAagtctttaaaacacaaaaatg gggAACTTAGCAATTCGGATCCTTTTAAG TATAACAACTCAACTGGGATCAGCTATGAGACCCTGGGACCGGAGGAGCTGCGTAGCCTGCTCACCACG CAATGTGGGGTGATTTCTGAACACACCAAGAAGATGTGCACAAG GTCCCTGCGCTGCCCCCAGCACACGGATGAGCAGCGGCGAGCAGTGCGGATTTACTTCCTCGGACCCTCCGC CGTCCTTCCAGAGGTCGAGAGTTCCTTGGATAATGACAGCTTTGACATGACTGACAGCCAGGCCCTGATTAGCCGACTTCAGTGGGATGGCTCCTCTGATCTCTCACCCTCTGATTCAGGCTCCTCCAAGACGAGTGAGAATCAGGGATGGGGTCTAG gtacCAACAGCTCTGAGTCACGGAAAAcgaagaaaaagaaatcccatcTGAGCCTGGTAGGGACTGCCTCCGGCCTAGGCTCCAACAAGAAGAAGAAGCCAAAGCCACCGGCACCCCCGACGCCCAGCATCTATGATGACATCAACTGA
- the ATXN7L3 gene encoding ataxin-7-like protein 3 isoform X7 — MKMEEMSLSGLDNSKLEAIAQEIYADLVEDSCLGFCFEVHRAVKCGYFFLDDTDPDSMKDFEIVDQPGLDIFGQVFNQWKSKECVCPNCSRSIAASRFAPHLEKCLGMGRNSSRIANRRIANSNSMNKSESDQEDNDDINDNDWSYGSEKKAKKRKSDKNPNSPRRSKSLKHKNGELSNSDPFKYNNSTGISYETLGPEELRSLLTTQCGVISEHTKKMCTRSLRCPQHTDEQRRAVRIYFLGPSAVLPEVESSLDNDSFDMTDSQALISRLQWDGSSDLSPSDSGSSKTSENQGWGLGTNSSESRKTKKKKSHLSLVGTASGLGSNKKKKPKPPAPPTPSIYDDIN; from the exons atgaaaatggaggAAATGTCTTTGTCTGGCCTGGATAACAGCAAACTAGAG GCCATCGCTCAGGAGATATACGCGGACCTGGTCGAGGattcttgtttgggattctgctTTGAGGTACACCGGGCTGTCAAGTGTGGCTACTTCTTCCTGGATGACACGGACCCTGATAGCATGAAGGATTTTG AGATCGTGGACCAGCCGGGGTTGGACATCTTTGGACAGGTTTTCAACCAGTGGAAGAGCAAGGAGTGTGTTTGCCCCAATTGCAGCCGCAGCATTGCCGCCTCCCGCTTTGCTCCCCATCTGGAGAAGTGCCTGGGAATGGGTCGGAACAGCAGCCGAATCGCCAACCGCCG GATTGCCAATAGCAACAGTATGAACAAGTCTGAGAGTGACCAAGAGGATAATGATGACATCAATGACAACGACTGGTCCTATGGCTCAGAGAAGAAAG CCAAGAAGAGAAAATCAGACAAG AACCCCAATTCCCCTCGAAGATCCAagtctttaaaacacaaaaatg gggAACTTAGCAATTCGGATCCTTTTAAG TATAACAACTCAACTGGGATCAGCTATGAGACCCTGGGACCGGAGGAGCTGCGTAGCCTGCTCACCACG CAATGTGGGGTGATTTCTGAACACACCAAGAAGATGTGCACAAG GTCCCTGCGCTGCCCCCAGCACACGGATGAGCAGCGGCGAGCAGTGCGGATTTACTTCCTCGGACCCTCCGC CGTCCTTCCAGAGGTCGAGAGTTCCTTGGATAATGACAGCTTTGACATGACTGACAGCCAGGCCCTGATTAGCCGACTTCAGTGGGATGGCTCCTCTGATCTCTCACCCTCTGATTCAGGCTCCTCCAAGACGAGTGAGAATCAGGGATGGGGTCTAG gtacCAACAGCTCTGAGTCACGGAAAAcgaagaaaaagaaatcccatcTGAGCCTGGTAGGGACTGCCTCCGGCCTAGGCTCCAACAAGAAGAAGAAGCCAAAGCCACCGGCACCCCCGACGCCCAGCATCTATGATGACATCAACTGA
- the ATXN7L3 gene encoding ataxin-7-like protein 3 isoform X4, which produces MKMEEMSLSGLDNSKLEAIAQEIYADLVEDSCLGFCFEVHRAVKCGYFFLDDTDPDSMKDFEIVDQPGLDIFGQVFNQWKSKECVCPNCSRSIAASRFAPHLEKCLGMGRNSSRIANRRIANSNSMNKSESDQEDNDDINDNDWSYGSEKKAKKRKSDKNPNSPRRSKSLKHKNGFSVCTSASNTLPLLFSSSGELSNSDPFKYNNSTGISYETLGPEELRSLLTTQCGVISEHTKKMCTRSLRCPQHTDEQRRAVRIYFLGPSAVLPEVESSLDNDSFDMTDSQALISRLQWDGSSDLSPSDSGSSKTSENQGWGLGTNSSESRKTKKKKSHLSLVGTASGLGSNKKKKPKPPAPPTPSIYDDIN; this is translated from the exons atgaaaatggaggAAATGTCTTTGTCTGGCCTGGATAACAGCAAACTAGAG GCCATCGCTCAGGAGATATACGCGGACCTGGTCGAGGattcttgtttgggattctgctTTGAGGTACACCGGGCTGTCAAGTGTGGCTACTTCTTCCTGGATGACACGGACCCTGATAGCATGAAGGATTTTG AGATCGTGGACCAGCCGGGGTTGGACATCTTTGGACAGGTTTTCAACCAGTGGAAGAGCAAGGAGTGTGTTTGCCCCAATTGCAGCCGCAGCATTGCCGCCTCCCGCTTTGCTCCCCATCTGGAGAAGTGCCTGGGAATGGGTCGGAACAGCAGCCGAATCGCCAACCGCCG GATTGCCAATAGCAACAGTATGAACAAGTCTGAGAGTGACCAAGAGGATAATGATGACATCAATGACAACGACTGGTCCTATGGCTCAGAGAAGAAAG CCAAGAAGAGAAAATCAGACAAG AACCCCAATTCCCCTCGAAGATCCAagtctttaaaacacaaaaatg GGTTCTCTGTCTGTACCTCTGCATCAAACacccttccccttcttttttcttcttcaggggAACTTAGCAATTCGGATCCTTTTAAG TATAACAACTCAACTGGGATCAGCTATGAGACCCTGGGACCGGAGGAGCTGCGTAGCCTGCTCACCACG CAATGTGGGGTGATTTCTGAACACACCAAGAAGATGTGCACAAG GTCCCTGCGCTGCCCCCAGCACACGGATGAGCAGCGGCGAGCAGTGCGGATTTACTTCCTCGGACCCTCCGC CGTCCTTCCAGAGGTCGAGAGTTCCTTGGATAATGACAGCTTTGACATGACTGACAGCCAGGCCCTGATTAGCCGACTTCAGTGGGATGGCTCCTCTGATCTCTCACCCTCTGATTCAGGCTCCTCCAAGACGAGTGAGAATCAGGGATGGGGTCTAG gtacCAACAGCTCTGAGTCACGGAAAAcgaagaaaaagaaatcccatcTGAGCCTGGTAGGGACTGCCTCCGGCCTAGGCTCCAACAAGAAGAAGAAGCCAAAGCCACCGGCACCCCCGACGCCCAGCATCTATGATGACATCAACTGA
- the ATXN7L3 gene encoding ataxin-7-like protein 3 isoform X2: MKMEEMSLSGLDNSKLEAIAQEIYADLVEDSCLGFCFEVHRAVKCGYFFLDDTDPDSMKDFEIVDQPGLDIFGQVFNQWKSKECVCPNCSRSIAASRFAPHLEKCLGMGRNSSRIANRRIANSNSMNKSESDQEDNDDINDNDWSYGSEKKAKKRKSDKLWYLPFQNPNSPRRSKSLKHKNGFSVCTSASNTLPLLFSSSGELSNSDPFKYNNSTGISYETLGPEELRSLLTTQCGVISEHTKKMCTRSLRCPQHTDEQRRAVRIYFLGPSAVLPEVESSLDNDSFDMTDSQALISRLQWDGSSDLSPSDSGSSKTSENQGWGLGTNSSESRKTKKKKSHLSLVGTASGLGSNKKKKPKPPAPPTPSIYDDIN; this comes from the exons atgaaaatggaggAAATGTCTTTGTCTGGCCTGGATAACAGCAAACTAGAG GCCATCGCTCAGGAGATATACGCGGACCTGGTCGAGGattcttgtttgggattctgctTTGAGGTACACCGGGCTGTCAAGTGTGGCTACTTCTTCCTGGATGACACGGACCCTGATAGCATGAAGGATTTTG AGATCGTGGACCAGCCGGGGTTGGACATCTTTGGACAGGTTTTCAACCAGTGGAAGAGCAAGGAGTGTGTTTGCCCCAATTGCAGCCGCAGCATTGCCGCCTCCCGCTTTGCTCCCCATCTGGAGAAGTGCCTGGGAATGGGTCGGAACAGCAGCCGAATCGCCAACCGCCG GATTGCCAATAGCAACAGTATGAACAAGTCTGAGAGTGACCAAGAGGATAATGATGACATCAATGACAACGACTGGTCCTATGGCTCAGAGAAGAAAG CCAAGAAGAGAAAATCAGACAAG CTATGGTATCTCCCATTCCAGAACCCCAATTCCCCTCGAAGATCCAagtctttaaaacacaaaaatg GGTTCTCTGTCTGTACCTCTGCATCAAACacccttccccttcttttttcttcttcaggggAACTTAGCAATTCGGATCCTTTTAAG TATAACAACTCAACTGGGATCAGCTATGAGACCCTGGGACCGGAGGAGCTGCGTAGCCTGCTCACCACG CAATGTGGGGTGATTTCTGAACACACCAAGAAGATGTGCACAAG GTCCCTGCGCTGCCCCCAGCACACGGATGAGCAGCGGCGAGCAGTGCGGATTTACTTCCTCGGACCCTCCGC CGTCCTTCCAGAGGTCGAGAGTTCCTTGGATAATGACAGCTTTGACATGACTGACAGCCAGGCCCTGATTAGCCGACTTCAGTGGGATGGCTCCTCTGATCTCTCACCCTCTGATTCAGGCTCCTCCAAGACGAGTGAGAATCAGGGATGGGGTCTAG gtacCAACAGCTCTGAGTCACGGAAAAcgaagaaaaagaaatcccatcTGAGCCTGGTAGGGACTGCCTCCGGCCTAGGCTCCAACAAGAAGAAGAAGCCAAAGCCACCGGCACCCCCGACGCCCAGCATCTATGATGACATCAACTGA
- the ATXN7L3 gene encoding ataxin-7-like protein 3 isoform X9 — MGRNSSRIANRRIANSNSMNKSESDQEDNDDINDNDWSYGSEKKDWELKVTLPFILLSYTAKKRKSDKLWYLPFQNPNSPRRSKSLKHKNGFSVCTSASNTLPLLFSSSGELSNSDPFKYNNSTGISYETLGPEELRSLLTTQCGVISEHTKKMCTRSLRCPQHTDEQRRAVRIYFLGPSAVLPEVESSLDNDSFDMTDSQALISRLQWDGSSDLSPSDSGSSKTSENQGWGLGTNSSESRKTKKKKSHLSLVGTASGLGSNKKKKPKPPAPPTPSIYDDIN; from the exons ATGGGTCGGAACAGCAGCCGAATCGCCAACCGCCG GATTGCCAATAGCAACAGTATGAACAAGTCTGAGAGTGACCAAGAGGATAATGATGACATCAATGACAACGACTGGTCCTATGGCTCAGAGAAGAAAG ATTGGGAACTTAAAGTGACCCTGCCCTTTATCCTTTTGTCCTACACAGCCAAGAAGAGAAAATCAGACAAG CTATGGTATCTCCCATTCCAGAACCCCAATTCCCCTCGAAGATCCAagtctttaaaacacaaaaatg GGTTCTCTGTCTGTACCTCTGCATCAAACacccttccccttcttttttcttcttcaggggAACTTAGCAATTCGGATCCTTTTAAG TATAACAACTCAACTGGGATCAGCTATGAGACCCTGGGACCGGAGGAGCTGCGTAGCCTGCTCACCACG CAATGTGGGGTGATTTCTGAACACACCAAGAAGATGTGCACAAG GTCCCTGCGCTGCCCCCAGCACACGGATGAGCAGCGGCGAGCAGTGCGGATTTACTTCCTCGGACCCTCCGC CGTCCTTCCAGAGGTCGAGAGTTCCTTGGATAATGACAGCTTTGACATGACTGACAGCCAGGCCCTGATTAGCCGACTTCAGTGGGATGGCTCCTCTGATCTCTCACCCTCTGATTCAGGCTCCTCCAAGACGAGTGAGAATCAGGGATGGGGTCTAG gtacCAACAGCTCTGAGTCACGGAAAAcgaagaaaaagaaatcccatcTGAGCCTGGTAGGGACTGCCTCCGGCCTAGGCTCCAACAAGAAGAAGAAGCCAAAGCCACCGGCACCCCCGACGCCCAGCATCTATGATGACATCAACTGA
- the ATXN7L3 gene encoding ataxin-7-like protein 3 isoform X6, with translation MKMEEMSLSGLDNSKLEAIAQEIYADLVEDSCLGFCFEVHRAVKCGYFFLDDTDPDSMKDFEIVDQPGLDIFGQVFNQWKSKECVCPNCSRSIAASRFAPHLEKCLGMGRNSSRIANRRIANSNSMNKSESDQEDNDDINDNDWSYGSEKKAKKRKSDKLWYLPFQNPNSPRRSKSLKHKNGELSNSDPFKYNNSTGISYETLGPEELRSLLTTQCGVISEHTKKMCTRSLRCPQHTDEQRRAVRIYFLGPSAVLPEVESSLDNDSFDMTDSQALISRLQWDGSSDLSPSDSGSSKTSENQGWGLGTNSSESRKTKKKKSHLSLVGTASGLGSNKKKKPKPPAPPTPSIYDDIN, from the exons atgaaaatggaggAAATGTCTTTGTCTGGCCTGGATAACAGCAAACTAGAG GCCATCGCTCAGGAGATATACGCGGACCTGGTCGAGGattcttgtttgggattctgctTTGAGGTACACCGGGCTGTCAAGTGTGGCTACTTCTTCCTGGATGACACGGACCCTGATAGCATGAAGGATTTTG AGATCGTGGACCAGCCGGGGTTGGACATCTTTGGACAGGTTTTCAACCAGTGGAAGAGCAAGGAGTGTGTTTGCCCCAATTGCAGCCGCAGCATTGCCGCCTCCCGCTTTGCTCCCCATCTGGAGAAGTGCCTGGGAATGGGTCGGAACAGCAGCCGAATCGCCAACCGCCG GATTGCCAATAGCAACAGTATGAACAAGTCTGAGAGTGACCAAGAGGATAATGATGACATCAATGACAACGACTGGTCCTATGGCTCAGAGAAGAAAG CCAAGAAGAGAAAATCAGACAAG CTATGGTATCTCCCATTCCAGAACCCCAATTCCCCTCGAAGATCCAagtctttaaaacacaaaaatg gggAACTTAGCAATTCGGATCCTTTTAAG TATAACAACTCAACTGGGATCAGCTATGAGACCCTGGGACCGGAGGAGCTGCGTAGCCTGCTCACCACG CAATGTGGGGTGATTTCTGAACACACCAAGAAGATGTGCACAAG GTCCCTGCGCTGCCCCCAGCACACGGATGAGCAGCGGCGAGCAGTGCGGATTTACTTCCTCGGACCCTCCGC CGTCCTTCCAGAGGTCGAGAGTTCCTTGGATAATGACAGCTTTGACATGACTGACAGCCAGGCCCTGATTAGCCGACTTCAGTGGGATGGCTCCTCTGATCTCTCACCCTCTGATTCAGGCTCCTCCAAGACGAGTGAGAATCAGGGATGGGGTCTAG gtacCAACAGCTCTGAGTCACGGAAAAcgaagaaaaagaaatcccatcTGAGCCTGGTAGGGACTGCCTCCGGCCTAGGCTCCAACAAGAAGAAGAAGCCAAAGCCACCGGCACCCCCGACGCCCAGCATCTATGATGACATCAACTGA